One stretch of Dokdonia sp. Hel_I_53 DNA includes these proteins:
- a CDS encoding CHRD domain-containing protein: MKKIFYLFMTSTLLFAASCSSDDDNQNDQDPANSVFTLESRSDASIFGDVTFTDNENGSTTVVIDLNGTTTGSHPAHIHENSAVEGGDIIVSLEPVDASTGLSTTVVSTLNDGTAISYEQLIELDAYVNVHQSADDLGTLIAQGDIGVNVLTGEVKEYVLNSKAVPTISGVATFSKRVSGAALVEIQLDGTPNDGQHPAHIHFNTAAESGAIAKSLTTVDGTTGYSATHIEELNDETQIGYDGLLEFDGYINVHLSAAEIGTIVAQGDIGQNELTGEVKEYALGSRAIPSISGIATFSKRVSGAALVEIQLQGTPDNGEHPAHIHFNTAAESGAIAKSLNTVDGTTGYSATNIEALNDETSIDYEALLDFDGYINVHLSAAELGTIVAQGDIGQNELTGNSVDYDLAAVSDATIFGTANFAERVNGETLVTVNLVGTTAGNLHPAHIHSGDVANAPGAIIVSLGNVVGETGVSLTNVTQLSDGSSIDYTAMTAIDGYINVHLSADDLATLVAQGNVGANAG, encoded by the coding sequence ATGAAAAAAATTTTTTATTTATTTATGACGAGTACCCTGCTTTTTGCAGCGAGCTGTAGTTCTGATGATGATAATCAAAATGATCAAGATCCTGCAAACAGTGTCTTTACTTTAGAATCAAGATCTGACGCATCAATTTTTGGTGACGTTACTTTTACTGACAATGAAAACGGTTCTACTACTGTAGTAATAGACCTTAATGGTACAACAACTGGATCACACCCAGCACACATACATGAAAATAGTGCTGTAGAAGGTGGTGATATTATTGTAAGTCTAGAGCCAGTCGATGCTTCTACAGGTTTAAGTACAACAGTAGTATCTACTCTTAATGACGGTACTGCAATCTCATACGAACAACTTATCGAATTAGATGCCTATGTAAACGTTCACCAAAGTGCAGATGATTTAGGAACTCTTATTGCTCAAGGAGATATAGGAGTAAATGTGCTTACTGGAGAAGTAAAAGAGTACGTTTTAAACAGCAAAGCCGTGCCTACCATAAGTGGAGTAGCAACGTTCTCAAAAAGAGTTAGTGGAGCAGCGCTAGTTGAAATTCAATTAGATGGAACTCCTAATGATGGACAACACCCTGCTCATATCCATTTTAATACCGCAGCAGAGAGTGGTGCTATTGCAAAATCACTTACTACAGTTGATGGTACGACAGGTTATAGTGCTACACATATTGAAGAGCTTAATGATGAAACACAAATCGGTTATGATGGATTGTTAGAATTTGATGGGTACATTAATGTGCATCTTAGTGCGGCAGAAATTGGAACTATTGTAGCTCAAGGAGATATTGGTCAGAATGAATTAACGGGAGAAGTAAAAGAGTATGCTTTAGGAAGTAGAGCAATTCCTTCTATAAGTGGTATTGCTACCTTCTCTAAAAGAGTTAGCGGTGCAGCCCTTGTAGAAATTCAATTACAAGGAACGCCAGATAATGGAGAGCACCCAGCTCATATTCATTTTAATACTGCAGCAGAGAGTGGTGCTATTGCAAAATCACTTAATACAGTTGATGGTACGACAGGTTATAGTGCGACAAATATCGAGGCACTAAATGATGAAACGTCTATTGATTATGAAGCACTTCTAGATTTTGACGGATACATTAACGTACATTTAAGTGCAGCAGAACTTGGAACCATCGTAGCTCAAGGAGATATTGGACAAAATGAATTAACTGGAAATAGTGTTGATTATGACCTAGCAGCTGTTTCTGATGCTACTATTTTTGGCACTGCAAATTTTGCAGAACGTGTAAATGGAGAAACGCTTGTAACTGTTAATCTTGTGGGTACTACTGCCGGAAACCTACACCCAGCACACATACACAGTGGTGATGTTGCAAACGCTCCTGGAGCCATTATAGTGTCTTTAGGAAATGTAGTAGGGGAGACTGGTGTAAGTTTAACAAACGTAACACAATTAAGTGATGGTTCCTCTATAGATTATACTGCAATGACTGCTATTGATGGTTATATCAATGTTCATTTGAGTGCAGATGATCTTGCAACACTTGTAGCTCAAGGAAATGTAGGAGCAAATGCAGGGTAA
- a CDS encoding SIR2 family NAD-dependent protein deacylase, giving the protein MLRPRVVVLSGAGISAESGLKTFRDAGGLWEGHNVMDVATPQAFAKNPKLVLQFYNERRRQLLKAQPNKAHQALVNLEEKYDVHVITQNVDDLHERAGSTQVLHLHGELLKARSTQNDGDIMECTKDLKIGDLCKNGFQLRPHIVWFGEAVPLLEKAATLVSKADYIIFVGTSMQVYPAASLIDYAPVHTHTFVVDPKPQLNAAHANTTVFEENATSGIQKVVEKLLQECR; this is encoded by the coding sequence ATGTTAAGACCAAGAGTTGTTGTATTAAGTGGTGCTGGGATCAGTGCAGAAAGTGGTTTAAAAACATTTAGAGATGCAGGTGGTCTATGGGAGGGGCATAATGTCATGGATGTAGCTACACCACAAGCCTTTGCAAAAAATCCAAAACTTGTATTACAATTTTATAATGAGAGAAGACGCCAATTATTAAAGGCTCAACCTAATAAGGCACATCAGGCACTAGTAAATCTAGAAGAAAAATACGATGTGCATGTGATTACACAAAATGTCGACGATTTACATGAAAGAGCCGGCAGTACACAGGTGTTACATCTTCATGGTGAACTCTTAAAAGCAAGAAGCACTCAAAATGATGGAGATATTATGGAATGTACTAAAGACCTCAAAATAGGTGACCTTTGTAAAAATGGGTTTCAATTAAGGCCGCATATTGTATGGTTTGGAGAAGCAGTACCACTTTTAGAAAAGGCTGCTACCCTCGTCTCAAAAGCAGATTATATTATTTTCGTAGGGACATCTATGCAGGTATATCCGGCAGCCAGCTTGATTGACTATGCTCCTGTACATACACATACATTTGTCGTGGATCCAAAACCTCAACTAAATGCTGCACACGCTAACACCACAGTATTTGAAGAGAATGCTACTAGTGGGATTCAAAAAGTAGTCGAAAAATTACTCCAAGAGTGTAGGTAA
- a CDS encoding serine hydrolase domain-containing protein has translation MKAEKKRIPWIVILLSLSIIGSVFYTLSGQRNHSQNSSSIESTSSERPTFESKSATLETTSVTRPTPTVEEQQQYVQKQKEIVAAVNRYFANAIKRRQIIGAGVSIVKGDSVLVATGYGKRNAGTGEKVNSETVFRLGSLSKGFAGILAGKFESEGYLDWSDNVNEYLPALDFGRAYCAEDITISHMLSHSTGAPYHSFTDKVEDGMSLEKIATHFSSVKPISKPGEIYSYQNAMFAMTGEVTERITCYDFETDLEQQLFKPLAMNATSTNHRMLLNTKNKAVSHKKTRRGWRTIRLNDRYYNAVAAGGINSNADDMSAWMQLLLGHRPDIMSKEALAEVFEPQIEIPGKRKYYQRWNDHTASYYAYGWRVHKFFDLQNGFTTMIHHGGTVNNFRNEIAIFPEDDLGICVLMNSLTPLAKTVIPDLEKIVKDILEEQPDQKDRVASTI, from the coding sequence ATGAAAGCAGAAAAAAAACGTATTCCCTGGATTGTAATCTTATTATCTCTTAGTATCATTGGTAGTGTTTTTTACACACTATCTGGGCAGCGTAACCATTCTCAAAACTCCTCTTCAATAGAATCTACTTCTTCAGAACGACCTACTTTTGAATCAAAATCAGCAACTTTAGAAACAACCTCAGTTACGAGGCCTACTCCAACTGTAGAAGAACAACAGCAATATGTGCAGAAACAAAAAGAAATAGTTGCAGCGGTAAATCGCTACTTTGCTAACGCTATAAAAAGAAGACAAATTATAGGTGCTGGAGTGAGTATTGTAAAAGGCGATTCTGTCTTAGTTGCAACCGGTTATGGTAAAAGAAATGCTGGGACAGGGGAGAAAGTAAACAGTGAAACTGTCTTTCGATTAGGTTCGTTATCAAAAGGATTTGCGGGCATCCTTGCTGGAAAATTTGAAAGTGAAGGATATTTAGATTGGAGTGACAACGTAAATGAATATTTACCAGCGCTTGACTTTGGGAGGGCCTACTGTGCAGAAGATATTACGATCTCACACATGTTGTCACACAGTACGGGGGCTCCCTATCATAGCTTTACAGATAAAGTTGAAGACGGTATGTCTTTAGAGAAGATCGCAACGCATTTTTCGTCAGTTAAACCTATTAGTAAGCCAGGAGAAATTTATAGTTATCAAAACGCCATGTTTGCCATGACTGGGGAAGTAACAGAACGTATCACTTGTTATGACTTTGAAACAGATTTAGAGCAGCAGCTCTTTAAACCGCTAGCTATGAATGCAACCTCTACAAATCATAGAATGTTGCTCAATACTAAAAACAAAGCCGTTTCACACAAAAAAACACGAAGAGGGTGGAGAACCATACGACTGAATGATAGATATTATAATGCTGTTGCAGCTGGAGGGATTAATTCTAATGCAGATGACATGTCAGCATGGATGCAACTCCTATTAGGTCATAGACCGGACATTATGAGTAAAGAAGCTCTAGCCGAAGTTTTTGAACCACAAATTGAAATTCCTGGTAAACGTAAGTATTACCAACGATGGAATGACCATACCGCTTCATATTATGCCTATGGATGGCGCGTTCATAAATTCTTTGATCTGCAAAATGGTTTTACAACTATGATCCACCACGGCGGAACAGTAAATAATTTTAGGAACGAAATTGCGATCTTTCCAGAGGATGATCTAGGCATTTGTGTGTTAATGAATTCGCTAACACCCTTAGCAAAAACGGTTATTCCAGATTTAGAAAAAATTGTAAAAGATATTTTAGAAGAGCAACCAGATCAAAAGGATAGGGTAGCTTCTACTATTTAA
- a CDS encoding DUF3037 domain-containing protein — MQDKYTFEYATIRIVPRVEREEFFNVGVIVFSKKKKYLGIKVHICPDKLAAFNADLDLAQYQAYLNAWELVCEGTAAAGRIGAMELSDRFRWLTACRSTVIQSSKTHPGLCEDPEQMLAEIFAKNVL, encoded by the coding sequence ATGCAAGATAAATATACCTTTGAATACGCCACTATACGCATTGTTCCAAGAGTAGAGCGGGAGGAGTTCTTTAATGTAGGCGTGATTGTATTCTCTAAAAAGAAAAAATACCTTGGCATTAAAGTGCATATCTGCCCGGATAAGTTGGCTGCCTTCAACGCCGACTTAGATCTTGCCCAGTATCAAGCCTATCTCAATGCTTGGGAACTAGTATGCGAGGGAACAGCTGCAGCGGGTAGGATAGGAGCGATGGAACTTTCTGATCGATTTAGGTGGTTAACCGCTTGCCGTAGTACGGTGATCCAGAGTTCTAAAACCCACCCCGGACTGTGTGAAGATCCCGAGCAAATGCTAGCGGAGATTTTTGCTAAGAATGTGTTGTAA
- a CDS encoding HipA family kinase, producing the protein MDTLELRTVNVVQYVQPLREGGSLPALVKADDGYMYVLKFRGAGQGKKALIAELLGGEIARTLGLKVPELVFMNLDDSFSKTEPDEEIQDLLKFSVGLNLGLHFLSEAITYDPLVSSIDALTASKIVLLDCIISNIDRTAKNTNLLQWHNEIWVIDNGASFYFHHDWNNWEKHLERTFPLVKDHVLLEKATQLQQAAAEIKQLLTVEKLERIIASVPEDWLVSEFDTITPEAMRAAYLEFLSSRLAKMGVLVKEAEDAR; encoded by the coding sequence ATGGATACACTAGAACTAAGAACCGTAAATGTGGTACAATATGTACAGCCTTTACGCGAGGGAGGATCCCTGCCTGCCCTAGTTAAGGCAGATGATGGATATATGTATGTGCTTAAGTTTCGTGGAGCGGGGCAAGGAAAGAAAGCTCTTATTGCAGAGTTGCTAGGCGGGGAGATTGCTAGAACCTTAGGTCTAAAAGTACCAGAGCTAGTCTTTATGAACCTGGATGATTCCTTTAGTAAAACGGAGCCAGATGAGGAGATTCAAGATCTTTTGAAGTTTAGTGTGGGTTTAAATTTAGGATTACATTTTCTATCTGAAGCGATCACTTATGACCCGCTAGTTAGTTCCATAGATGCACTTACCGCCTCTAAAATTGTATTGCTAGACTGTATCATTAGCAACATTGACAGAACCGCCAAAAATACCAACTTGCTACAGTGGCACAACGAGATATGGGTCATTGATAATGGTGCCAGTTTTTACTTTCATCACGATTGGAATAACTGGGAAAAACATCTAGAACGAACTTTTCCGCTGGTGAAAGATCATGTACTCTTAGAAAAGGCAACCCAACTCCAGCAAGCGGCAGCTGAAATAAAGCAATTATTGACAGTAGAGAAGCTAGAAAGGATTATAGCGAGTGTTCCTGAAGACTGGCTCGTGTCTGAGTTTGATACCATAACACCAGAAGCGATGAGAGCGGCCTATCTCGAATTTTTAAGTTCGCGATTAGCAAAAATGGGAGTATTAGTAAAAGAGGCAGAAGATGCAAGATAA
- a CDS encoding helix-turn-helix domain-containing protein, with protein sequence MLVVTFYGNHLVGGLTYGIPLKVIVAIYLSEFFRKQVGMSLREYIMKAKLRLVEIRLLNSDFTLTEIADELGFTDVSHLSKTFKRYTGTSVRAFKNAGEYMLLKRASCGVSA encoded by the coding sequence TTGCTCGTTGTCACTTTCTATGGAAACCACCTCGTAGGAGGGCTTACATATGGAATCCCACTTAAAGTGATCGTAGCCATTTACCTAAGTGAGTTTTTTAGAAAACAAGTAGGGATGTCCTTGCGTGAGTATATTATGAAAGCCAAACTTAGACTAGTAGAGATACGTCTTCTCAACTCAGATTTTACCCTCACTGAAATCGCAGATGAGTTAGGCTTTACAGATGTAAGTCACCTCTCAAAAACATTTAAACGCTATACAGGTACTTCTGTAAGAGCGTTTAAAAATGCAGGGGAGTATATGCTACTTAAAAGAGCCTCTTGTGGTGTGAGTGCTTAA
- a CDS encoding type I restriction endonuclease subunit R codes for MAFINESHIEEADIQFFELMLGYTHKDAWEKKLIGRDSLKDVVLKEDLRTALMRLNDTLPNECIEFAIDELSKSRASLTPVIANKEVYNLIKKGVPISYQNKEGREENGYVKVLDFEKEKNNDFLVVSQLSIEYLQTENITRRPDLLLYVNGLPLVMIELKNATEKVKGGYDINLRRYKRDIPQLFWYNMLVCISNGIQTRVGSFNAPWEHFFSWVKLEDTAISNSQLTRLEVEAKSSSSNTRLSLKLFGEGLCTKANLLDYFENFVLYHKNKVKIIAKNHQYLGVNNAIESLLHKEDNKGKLGVFWHTQGSGKSYSMIFFSQKIERKVPGNWSFLIVTDRTDLDSQIYRNFQETEVVLETKEQKENYYRPSSRNKLREYLESNRSYVFSLIHKFGIEKGKTYPKLTERDNWIVIVDEAHRSQYKGYGENMRIALPNAQYIAFTGTPLLRSELTKDWFGPYVSEYNFAQSIEDGATVPLYYKKSVPRVEQINEDLVGEAAEILENENLTEEQKKKLDREYSTLLQVVRREDRLQEIAKHIVQHYPYRLDVLNDEKQRKPMKAMVVCIDKFTAVRMYDFVQLAQKEEIKDLRKKIARERDSEIKERYKQAITFMEETKMSAVVSQEGSDNEEKEVFEKEGLNITPHRKLMDHPDEDGRNIEDYFKDPNSEYRIVFVTAMWLTGFDAPAVSTLYLDKPLQNHTLMQTIARANRVFEGKKNGLVVDYFGVFRNLKKALADYAEGTKGKSTTDDEDEFPVKEFEDLLALLEQAIVETKMYCKGLGFDMDAILDLGEQGFKEVELFQEYANVILQKDEYKKQLGLFVNTIASLYDSAKPEIYGFPSIKKARDVFEYLRKVVDRHVDQDEAIERAKKNLDALLDTSVVGKGDLQEQTNDYIISNSKQIDLSKLDFNKLRAEFPEKKHKYIQFADLRELMEVKLKQMLAQNKTRGSFLESFEKIIEDYNSGSLSIEEAYEDLMKQAENMSEEQERAAKSGMTEEQQELFDLLKKDKLTKEEEKNVKLAATELLVILFDAENKILIQEWHKEKATQEMVRQEIKKILNKDLPQSYDRNIFAEKTDVIFQHFYQLAEQGRGFAA; via the coding sequence ATGGCATTTATAAACGAATCACATATAGAAGAAGCAGATATTCAATTTTTTGAACTAATGCTAGGTTATACTCATAAGGATGCTTGGGAGAAAAAACTTATTGGTAGAGACAGCCTAAAAGATGTAGTTTTAAAAGAAGATTTAAGAACTGCATTAATGAGACTAAATGATACGTTACCAAATGAATGTATAGAATTTGCAATAGATGAGTTGTCTAAAAGTAGAGCAAGTTTAACGCCTGTTATTGCTAACAAAGAGGTTTATAATTTAATTAAAAAGGGTGTTCCAATATCTTATCAAAATAAGGAAGGAAGAGAAGAAAATGGCTATGTAAAAGTATTGGATTTTGAAAAAGAAAAGAATAATGATTTTTTAGTAGTTTCTCAATTAAGTATAGAATATTTACAAACCGAAAATATTACCAGAAGACCAGATTTATTACTATATGTCAATGGATTACCGTTAGTAATGATTGAACTTAAAAACGCAACTGAAAAAGTAAAAGGTGGTTATGACATAAACTTAAGACGTTATAAAAGAGACATACCTCAGTTATTTTGGTACAATATGTTAGTCTGTATTTCTAACGGTATTCAAACTAGGGTTGGCTCGTTTAATGCACCATGGGAGCATTTTTTCTCTTGGGTAAAATTAGAAGACACAGCAATATCAAACAGTCAATTAACACGGTTAGAGGTAGAGGCTAAAAGTTCGTCATCTAACACACGTTTAAGCTTAAAATTGTTTGGAGAAGGTTTATGCACAAAAGCTAATCTATTGGATTATTTTGAAAACTTTGTATTGTATCATAAAAACAAGGTGAAGATTATAGCAAAAAATCACCAATATTTGGGAGTTAATAATGCTATAGAGTCTTTGCTACACAAAGAAGATAATAAAGGGAAGTTAGGTGTCTTTTGGCATACACAAGGTTCAGGAAAATCATATTCCATGATTTTCTTTTCTCAAAAGATAGAACGTAAAGTACCCGGTAATTGGTCCTTTTTAATTGTGACGGATAGAACTGATTTAGATAGTCAAATTTATCGAAATTTTCAAGAGACAGAAGTTGTTTTAGAAACTAAAGAACAGAAAGAAAACTATTACAGACCTAGTAGTAGAAATAAGCTAAGAGAATATTTAGAATCAAACAGATCTTACGTCTTTAGTTTAATACACAAGTTTGGGATAGAGAAAGGGAAAACCTATCCAAAGCTTACAGAGCGTGACAACTGGATTGTAATTGTAGATGAAGCACATAGATCACAATATAAAGGTTACGGAGAAAATATGCGTATTGCATTACCAAATGCACAATATATAGCATTCACAGGCACACCTCTGCTACGAAGTGAGTTGACTAAAGATTGGTTTGGCCCATATGTGTCAGAATATAACTTTGCACAAAGTATAGAAGATGGAGCCACAGTGCCATTATATTATAAAAAATCGGTTCCAAGAGTAGAACAGATTAATGAAGATTTGGTAGGTGAAGCTGCAGAGATTTTAGAAAATGAAAACCTTACTGAAGAGCAAAAGAAAAAATTAGATAGAGAATATTCTACTTTATTACAAGTAGTGCGTCGAGAAGACCGTTTGCAAGAAATTGCAAAACATATAGTACAACATTATCCGTACCGTTTAGATGTTTTAAATGATGAAAAACAGCGCAAACCCATGAAAGCAATGGTCGTTTGTATTGATAAGTTTACTGCAGTTAGAATGTATGATTTTGTGCAATTAGCACAAAAAGAAGAAATCAAAGACTTAAGAAAGAAAATTGCTAGAGAACGAGATTCCGAAATAAAAGAACGCTACAAACAAGCAATAACATTTATGGAGGAAACTAAAATGTCTGCAGTAGTCAGTCAGGAAGGTTCTGATAACGAAGAAAAAGAAGTCTTCGAGAAAGAGGGACTTAATATTACACCACACAGAAAGTTAATGGATCATCCAGATGAAGATGGTCGTAATATTGAAGATTATTTTAAAGACCCTAATAGTGAGTATCGTATAGTCTTTGTAACCGCTATGTGGTTAACAGGTTTTGATGCTCCTGCAGTATCTACACTATATCTAGATAAGCCATTACAGAACCATACATTAATGCAAACTATTGCAAGAGCAAACAGAGTTTTTGAAGGAAAAAAGAACGGTTTGGTTGTAGACTACTTTGGTGTATTTAGAAATCTCAAAAAAGCTTTAGCAGATTATGCTGAAGGAACAAAAGGGAAGAGTACAACTGATGATGAAGATGAATTTCCAGTAAAAGAATTTGAGGATTTATTAGCGCTTTTAGAACAAGCCATTGTTGAAACGAAAATGTACTGCAAAGGTTTAGGCTTTGATATGGATGCCATTTTAGATTTAGGAGAACAAGGTTTTAAAGAAGTAGAATTGTTTCAAGAATACGCAAACGTAATACTTCAAAAGGATGAGTATAAGAAGCAATTAGGATTATTTGTGAATACTATTGCGAGTCTATATGATTCGGCTAAGCCTGAAATCTATGGTTTTCCTAGTATAAAAAAGGCTAGAGATGTGTTTGAATACCTACGAAAAGTTGTAGACCGCCATGTTGATCAAGATGAAGCAATCGAAAGAGCTAAAAAGAACTTAGATGCTCTATTAGATACTAGTGTAGTGGGTAAAGGCGACTTACAAGAACAAACAAATGATTATATTATAAGTAACTCTAAGCAAATAGATTTAAGTAAGTTAGATTTTAATAAGTTAAGAGCAGAGTTTCCAGAAAAGAAACATAAATATATTCAGTTTGCAGACTTGCGAGAACTTATGGAAGTAAAACTAAAACAAATGTTAGCTCAAAATAAAACTAGAGGATCATTTTTAGAAAGTTTTGAAAAAATCATAGAAGATTATAACTCAGGAAGCTTATCTATTGAGGAAGCTTATGAAGACTTAATGAAACAGGCAGAAAATATGTCTGAAGAGCAAGAACGTGCTGCAAAAAGCGGTATGACGGAAGAACAACAAGAACTTTTTGATTTATTAAAGAAAGACAAATTAACTAAAGAAGAAGAAAAGAATGTTAAACTTGCTGCCACTGAGTTATTAGTAATTTTATTTGATGCCGAAAACAAAATTCTAATCCAAGAATGGCATAAGGAAAAGGCTACTCAAGAAATGGTAAGACAAGAAATTAAGAAAATTTTGAATAAAGACTTACCACAGTCGTATGATAGAAATATATTCGCAGAAAAGACAGATGTTATATTTCAACATTTTTATCAATTAGCCGAACAAGGCAGAGGTTTTGCAGCATAG
- a CDS encoding DUF262 domain-containing protein encodes MDYKSTVSDIFSPRKNLFAVPNYQRAYSWERDKQIKQFFKDIKEHPASVKQYHLGHFLFEEDEHNKNKFWIIDGQQRLTTVVVFLACVYNKLKDIEAYNNVATNIYNEYLVNTDSNQKYCTVTYDNNFFENIVIRQVQDKADTKSRKRILEAFEFFTSELNKKEVSIEDIIYWKDLIENAKITTDSVSDKAEATQLFTFQNDRGKDLTELEKLKSFLMFNIYLDCTISGKNPNSDITYIEKEFETIYQSLELIKIADEDQILNYHTIAFVSNNDTSLERVKKELKKQDNKSNWIKDFSVALKKSFSSVVAIQRSKNKESLLGDVLYLDQYNAFPLILKLFHFHDIENFRKSLRLIEIILFKMEYTVGNYRTNLLHKIALDYNSDIIILENSLLHYANHGFKGYWNFTGDFERSLDGNYHYFKSTRYLLWKYENDLRASHEIREPAMSYNDFANTYGKFKYQNTLDHWTPQKPDELEYSKEFNEKYLNNIGNLVLATRSRNSSDSNNLPEERSTSSVLIQRQKLEPFKENWTEVEIKKRQDDIVIFAKRYWNPNTI; translated from the coding sequence ATGGATTATAAATCAACAGTAAGCGACATTTTTAGTCCGCGTAAAAACCTATTTGCAGTACCCAATTACCAAAGAGCTTATTCTTGGGAAAGAGACAAGCAAATAAAACAGTTTTTTAAAGATATTAAAGAGCATCCAGCATCTGTAAAACAATATCATTTAGGTCATTTCTTATTTGAAGAAGACGAGCATAACAAAAACAAATTTTGGATTATAGATGGTCAGCAAAGACTTACTACTGTAGTTGTATTTTTAGCTTGTGTGTATAACAAACTAAAAGATATTGAAGCTTATAACAATGTAGCTACTAATATTTATAATGAATATTTAGTAAATACAGATAGCAACCAAAAATATTGCACAGTAACCTATGATAATAATTTTTTTGAAAATATCGTTATCAGACAAGTACAAGATAAAGCAGATACCAAATCTAGAAAACGAATTTTAGAAGCATTTGAGTTTTTTACTTCCGAATTAAACAAAAAAGAAGTTTCCATTGAAGATATTATATATTGGAAAGATTTAATTGAAAATGCTAAAATAACTACAGACTCTGTTTCAGATAAAGCAGAAGCTACACAATTATTTACATTTCAGAACGACAGAGGAAAAGACTTAACCGAGTTAGAGAAGTTGAAGTCATTTTTAATGTTCAATATTTATTTAGATTGTACTATTTCAGGTAAAAACCCTAACAGTGATATAACGTATATTGAAAAGGAATTTGAGACCATTTATCAGTCATTAGAACTCATAAAAATAGCTGATGAAGATCAAATTCTAAATTATCATACCATTGCATTTGTTTCAAATAATGATACCTCATTAGAACGTGTAAAAAAGGAATTAAAAAAACAAGACAATAAAAGTAATTGGATTAAAGACTTTTCGGTTGCTTTAAAAAAGAGTTTTTCAAGCGTAGTTGCTATCCAAAGATCTAAAAACAAAGAAAGTTTATTAGGCGATGTTTTGTATTTAGATCAATACAACGCTTTTCCTTTAATTTTAAAATTATTCCACTTTCACGATATAGAAAACTTTAGAAAATCACTTCGTTTAATTGAAATAATTTTATTTAAAATGGAGTACACTGTTGGTAATTATAGAACAAATTTGTTACATAAAATTGCCTTAGATTATAATAGTGATATAATAATATTAGAAAATTCTTTATTGCATTATGCAAATCATGGATTTAAGGGCTATTGGAATTTTACAGGGGATTTTGAGCGTAGTTTAGACGGCAACTATCACTATTTCAAATCTACACGGTATTTACTATGGAAATACGAGAATGATTTAAGAGCGAGTCATGAAATACGTGAGCCAGCAATGAGTTATAACGATTTTGCAAATACCTATGGTAAATTTAAATATCAAAATACTTTAGATCACTGGACACCACAAAAACCAGATGAGTTGGAATACTCAAAAGAGTTTAACGAAAAATATTTAAACAACATAGGGAATTTAGTCTTAGCAACTAGAAGTAGAAACTCAAGTGATAGTAATAATTTACCAGAAGAAAGATCTACTAGCTCGGTTTTAATCCAAAGACAGAAATTAGAACCTTTCAAAGAAAATTGGACTGAAGTTGAAATAAAAAAACGACAAGATGATATTGTAATTTTTGCTAAACGTTACTGGAATCCGAATACAATTTAA